A genomic stretch from Canis lupus baileyi chromosome 3, mCanLup2.hap1, whole genome shotgun sequence includes:
- the DHODH gene encoding dihydroorotate dehydrogenase (quinone), mitochondrial isoform X4: protein MAWRQLKKRVQDAVVILGGGGLLFTSYLTAMGDEHFYAEHLMPAMQRLLDPESAHRLAVRVTSLGLLPRATFQESDMLEVRVLGHRFRNPIGIAAGFDKHGEAVDGLYKMGFGFVEIGSVTPKPQEGNPRPRVFRLPEDQAVINRLGSYLQNFQAKYIYDSAATDSYRYGFNSHGLSVVEHRLLARQEKQARLTEEGLPLGINLGKNKTSVDAAADYTEGVRVLGPLADYLVVNVSSPNTAGLRSLQGKAELRHLLAKLGIDGLIITNTTVSRPASLQGALRSEIGGLSGKPLRDLSTQTIREMYALTQGGVPIIGVGGVSSGQDALEKIRAGASLVQLYTALTYRGPPVVGMIKRELEALLKEQGFTRITDAIGADHRR, encoded by the exons ATGGCGTGGAGACAGCTGAAA aAGCGGGTCCAGGATGCTGTGGTCATCCTGGGGGGTGGAGGACTTCTTTTCACTTCCTACCTGACAGCCATGGGGGATGAACATTTCTATGCTGAACACCTGATGCCGGCTATGCAGAGGCTGCTGGACCCTGAGTCAGCCCACAGGCTGGCCGTTCGTGTCACTTCCCTGGGGCTCCTTCCTCGTGCCACCTTTCAAGAATCAGATATGCTG GAGGTGAGGGTCTTGGGCCATAGATTCCGAAATCCAATTGGAATTGCTGCAGGATTTGACAAGCATGGGGAAGCTGTGGATGGACTTTACAAGATGGGCTTCGGTTTTGTTGAGATAGGCAGTGTTACTCCAAAACCTCAGGAAGGAAACCCCAGGCCCAGAGTCTTCCGCCTGCCTGAGGACCAAGCAGTCATTAACAG GCTGGGATCATATCTTCAGAATTTCCAGGCAAAGTATATTTATGATTCGGCTGCCACAGATAGCTACAG ATACGGATTTAACAGTCACGGACTCTCAGTGGTCGAACACAGGTTGCTGGCCAGACAGGAGAAACAGGCCAGGCTCACAGAAG AGGGGCTGCCCCTGGGGATAAACCTGGGCAAGAATAAGACCTCGGTGGACGCCGCTGCGGACTACACGGAGGGGGTGCGCGTCTTGGGCCCCTTGGCCGACTATCTGGTGGTGAACGTGTCCAGTCCCAACACTGCTGGGCTGCGGAGCCTGCAGGGAAAGGCGGAGCTGCGCCACCTGCTGGCCAAG TTGGGCATCGATGGATTGATTATCACCAACACCACAGTGAGCCGCCCTGCCAGCCTCCAGGGTGCCCTGCGCTCTGAGATCGGAGGGCTGAGTGGGAAGCCCCTTCGAGATTTATCAACCCAAACCATCCGGGAGATGTATGCACTCACCCAAG GCGGAGTCCCCATCATTGGGGTTGGCGGAGTCAGCAGTGGGCAGGACGCGCTGGAGAAGATCCGGGCAGGGGCCTCGCTGGTGCAGCTGTACACAGCCCTCACCTACCGGGGCCCGCCTGTGGTGGGCATGATCAAGCGGGAGCTGGAGGCCCTTTTGAA ggaGCAGGGTTTTACCAGAATCACAGATGCCATTGGAGCAGATCATCGGAGGTGA
- the DHODH gene encoding dihydroorotate dehydrogenase (quinone), mitochondrial isoform X5 produces the protein MAWRQLKKRVQDAVVILGGGGLLFTSYLTAMGDEHFYAEHLMPAMQRLLDPESAHRLAVRVTSLGLLPRATFQESDMLEVRVLGHRFRNPIGIAAGFDKHGEAVDGLYKMGFGFVEIGSVTPKPQEGNPRPRVFRLPEDQAVINRYGFNSHGLSVVEHRLLARQEKQARLTEEGLPLGINLGKNKTSVDAAADYTEGVRVLGPLADYLVVNVSSPNTAGLRSLQGKAELRHLLAKLGIDGLIITNTTVSRPASLQGALRSEIGGLSGKPLRDLSTQTIREMYALTQGGVPIIGVGGVSSGQDALEKIRAGASLVQLYTALTYRGPPVVGMIKRELEALLKEQGFTRITDAIGADHRR, from the exons ATGGCGTGGAGACAGCTGAAA aAGCGGGTCCAGGATGCTGTGGTCATCCTGGGGGGTGGAGGACTTCTTTTCACTTCCTACCTGACAGCCATGGGGGATGAACATTTCTATGCTGAACACCTGATGCCGGCTATGCAGAGGCTGCTGGACCCTGAGTCAGCCCACAGGCTGGCCGTTCGTGTCACTTCCCTGGGGCTCCTTCCTCGTGCCACCTTTCAAGAATCAGATATGCTG GAGGTGAGGGTCTTGGGCCATAGATTCCGAAATCCAATTGGAATTGCTGCAGGATTTGACAAGCATGGGGAAGCTGTGGATGGACTTTACAAGATGGGCTTCGGTTTTGTTGAGATAGGCAGTGTTACTCCAAAACCTCAGGAAGGAAACCCCAGGCCCAGAGTCTTCCGCCTGCCTGAGGACCAAGCAGTCATTAACAG ATACGGATTTAACAGTCACGGACTCTCAGTGGTCGAACACAGGTTGCTGGCCAGACAGGAGAAACAGGCCAGGCTCACAGAAG AGGGGCTGCCCCTGGGGATAAACCTGGGCAAGAATAAGACCTCGGTGGACGCCGCTGCGGACTACACGGAGGGGGTGCGCGTCTTGGGCCCCTTGGCCGACTATCTGGTGGTGAACGTGTCCAGTCCCAACACTGCTGGGCTGCGGAGCCTGCAGGGAAAGGCGGAGCTGCGCCACCTGCTGGCCAAG TTGGGCATCGATGGATTGATTATCACCAACACCACAGTGAGCCGCCCTGCCAGCCTCCAGGGTGCCCTGCGCTCTGAGATCGGAGGGCTGAGTGGGAAGCCCCTTCGAGATTTATCAACCCAAACCATCCGGGAGATGTATGCACTCACCCAAG GCGGAGTCCCCATCATTGGGGTTGGCGGAGTCAGCAGTGGGCAGGACGCGCTGGAGAAGATCCGGGCAGGGGCCTCGCTGGTGCAGCTGTACACAGCCCTCACCTACCGGGGCCCGCCTGTGGTGGGCATGATCAAGCGGGAGCTGGAGGCCCTTTTGAA ggaGCAGGGTTTTACCAGAATCACAGATGCCATTGGAGCAGATCATCGGAGGTGA
- the DHODH gene encoding dihydroorotate dehydrogenase (quinone), mitochondrial isoform X3 — protein sequence MAWRQLKKRVQDAVVILGGGGLLFTSYLTAMGDEHFYAEHLMPAMQRLLDPESAHRLAVRVTSLGLLPRATFQESDMLEVRVLGHRFRNPIGIAAGFDKHGEAVDGLYKMGFGFVEIGSVTPKPQEGNPRPRVFRLPEDQAVINRYGFNSHGLSVVEHRLLARQEKQARLTEEGLPLGINLGKNKTSVDAAADYTEGVRVLGPLADYLVVNVSSPNTAGLRSLQGKAELRHLLAKVLQERDALQGAHKPAVLVKIAPDLTAQDKEDIASVVKELGIDGLIITNTTVSRPASLQGALRSEIGGLSGKPLRDLSTQTIREMYALTQGGVPIIGVGGVSSGQDALEKIRAGASLVQLYTALTYRGPPVVGMIKRELEALLKEQGFTRITDAIGADHRR from the exons ATGGCGTGGAGACAGCTGAAA aAGCGGGTCCAGGATGCTGTGGTCATCCTGGGGGGTGGAGGACTTCTTTTCACTTCCTACCTGACAGCCATGGGGGATGAACATTTCTATGCTGAACACCTGATGCCGGCTATGCAGAGGCTGCTGGACCCTGAGTCAGCCCACAGGCTGGCCGTTCGTGTCACTTCCCTGGGGCTCCTTCCTCGTGCCACCTTTCAAGAATCAGATATGCTG GAGGTGAGGGTCTTGGGCCATAGATTCCGAAATCCAATTGGAATTGCTGCAGGATTTGACAAGCATGGGGAAGCTGTGGATGGACTTTACAAGATGGGCTTCGGTTTTGTTGAGATAGGCAGTGTTACTCCAAAACCTCAGGAAGGAAACCCCAGGCCCAGAGTCTTCCGCCTGCCTGAGGACCAAGCAGTCATTAACAG ATACGGATTTAACAGTCACGGACTCTCAGTGGTCGAACACAGGTTGCTGGCCAGACAGGAGAAACAGGCCAGGCTCACAGAAG AGGGGCTGCCCCTGGGGATAAACCTGGGCAAGAATAAGACCTCGGTGGACGCCGCTGCGGACTACACGGAGGGGGTGCGCGTCTTGGGCCCCTTGGCCGACTATCTGGTGGTGAACGTGTCCAGTCCCAACACTGCTGGGCTGCGGAGCCTGCAGGGAAAGGCGGAGCTGCGCCACCTGCTGGCCAAG GTGCTGCAGGAGAGGGatgccctgcagggagcacacAAGCCAGCCGTGTTGGTGAAGATCGCACCTGacctcacggcccaggacaaggAGGATATCGCCAGTGTGGTGAAAGAG TTGGGCATCGATGGATTGATTATCACCAACACCACAGTGAGCCGCCCTGCCAGCCTCCAGGGTGCCCTGCGCTCTGAGATCGGAGGGCTGAGTGGGAAGCCCCTTCGAGATTTATCAACCCAAACCATCCGGGAGATGTATGCACTCACCCAAG GCGGAGTCCCCATCATTGGGGTTGGCGGAGTCAGCAGTGGGCAGGACGCGCTGGAGAAGATCCGGGCAGGGGCCTCGCTGGTGCAGCTGTACACAGCCCTCACCTACCGGGGCCCGCCTGTGGTGGGCATGATCAAGCGGGAGCTGGAGGCCCTTTTGAA ggaGCAGGGTTTTACCAGAATCACAGATGCCATTGGAGCAGATCATCGGAGGTGA
- the DHODH gene encoding dihydroorotate dehydrogenase (quinone), mitochondrial isoform X1: protein MAWRQLKKRVQDAVVILGGGGLLFTSYLTAMGDEHFYAEHLMPAMQRLLDPESAHRLAVRVTSLGLLPRATFQESDMLEVRVLGHRFRNPIGIAAGFDKHGEAVDGLYKMGFGFVEIGSVTPKPQEGNPRPRVFRLPEDQAVINRLGSYLQNFQAKYIYDSAATDSYRYGFNSHGLSVVEHRLLARQEKQARLTEEGLPLGINLGKNKTSVDAAADYTEGVRVLGPLADYLVVNVSSPNTAGLRSLQGKAELRHLLAKVLQERDALQGAHKPAVLVKIAPDLTAQDKEDIASVVKELGIDGLIITNTTVSRPASLQGALRSEIGGLSGKPLRDLSTQTIREMYALTQGGVPIIGVGGVSSGQDALEKIRAGASLVQLYTALTYRGPPVVGMIKRELEALLKEQGFTRITDAIGADHRR from the exons ATGGCGTGGAGACAGCTGAAA aAGCGGGTCCAGGATGCTGTGGTCATCCTGGGGGGTGGAGGACTTCTTTTCACTTCCTACCTGACAGCCATGGGGGATGAACATTTCTATGCTGAACACCTGATGCCGGCTATGCAGAGGCTGCTGGACCCTGAGTCAGCCCACAGGCTGGCCGTTCGTGTCACTTCCCTGGGGCTCCTTCCTCGTGCCACCTTTCAAGAATCAGATATGCTG GAGGTGAGGGTCTTGGGCCATAGATTCCGAAATCCAATTGGAATTGCTGCAGGATTTGACAAGCATGGGGAAGCTGTGGATGGACTTTACAAGATGGGCTTCGGTTTTGTTGAGATAGGCAGTGTTACTCCAAAACCTCAGGAAGGAAACCCCAGGCCCAGAGTCTTCCGCCTGCCTGAGGACCAAGCAGTCATTAACAG GCTGGGATCATATCTTCAGAATTTCCAGGCAAAGTATATTTATGATTCGGCTGCCACAGATAGCTACAG ATACGGATTTAACAGTCACGGACTCTCAGTGGTCGAACACAGGTTGCTGGCCAGACAGGAGAAACAGGCCAGGCTCACAGAAG AGGGGCTGCCCCTGGGGATAAACCTGGGCAAGAATAAGACCTCGGTGGACGCCGCTGCGGACTACACGGAGGGGGTGCGCGTCTTGGGCCCCTTGGCCGACTATCTGGTGGTGAACGTGTCCAGTCCCAACACTGCTGGGCTGCGGAGCCTGCAGGGAAAGGCGGAGCTGCGCCACCTGCTGGCCAAG GTGCTGCAGGAGAGGGatgccctgcagggagcacacAAGCCAGCCGTGTTGGTGAAGATCGCACCTGacctcacggcccaggacaaggAGGATATCGCCAGTGTGGTGAAAGAG TTGGGCATCGATGGATTGATTATCACCAACACCACAGTGAGCCGCCCTGCCAGCCTCCAGGGTGCCCTGCGCTCTGAGATCGGAGGGCTGAGTGGGAAGCCCCTTCGAGATTTATCAACCCAAACCATCCGGGAGATGTATGCACTCACCCAAG GCGGAGTCCCCATCATTGGGGTTGGCGGAGTCAGCAGTGGGCAGGACGCGCTGGAGAAGATCCGGGCAGGGGCCTCGCTGGTGCAGCTGTACACAGCCCTCACCTACCGGGGCCCGCCTGTGGTGGGCATGATCAAGCGGGAGCTGGAGGCCCTTTTGAA ggaGCAGGGTTTTACCAGAATCACAGATGCCATTGGAGCAGATCATCGGAGGTGA
- the DHODH gene encoding dihydroorotate dehydrogenase (quinone), mitochondrial isoform X2 has protein sequence MTCKRVQDAVVILGGGGLLFTSYLTAMGDEHFYAEHLMPAMQRLLDPESAHRLAVRVTSLGLLPRATFQESDMLEVRVLGHRFRNPIGIAAGFDKHGEAVDGLYKMGFGFVEIGSVTPKPQEGNPRPRVFRLPEDQAVINRLGSYLQNFQAKYIYDSAATDSYRYGFNSHGLSVVEHRLLARQEKQARLTEEGLPLGINLGKNKTSVDAAADYTEGVRVLGPLADYLVVNVSSPNTAGLRSLQGKAELRHLLAKVLQERDALQGAHKPAVLVKIAPDLTAQDKEDIASVVKELGIDGLIITNTTVSRPASLQGALRSEIGGLSGKPLRDLSTQTIREMYALTQGGVPIIGVGGVSSGQDALEKIRAGASLVQLYTALTYRGPPVVGMIKRELEALLKEQGFTRITDAIGADHRR, from the exons ATGACTTGT aAGCGGGTCCAGGATGCTGTGGTCATCCTGGGGGGTGGAGGACTTCTTTTCACTTCCTACCTGACAGCCATGGGGGATGAACATTTCTATGCTGAACACCTGATGCCGGCTATGCAGAGGCTGCTGGACCCTGAGTCAGCCCACAGGCTGGCCGTTCGTGTCACTTCCCTGGGGCTCCTTCCTCGTGCCACCTTTCAAGAATCAGATATGCTG GAGGTGAGGGTCTTGGGCCATAGATTCCGAAATCCAATTGGAATTGCTGCAGGATTTGACAAGCATGGGGAAGCTGTGGATGGACTTTACAAGATGGGCTTCGGTTTTGTTGAGATAGGCAGTGTTACTCCAAAACCTCAGGAAGGAAACCCCAGGCCCAGAGTCTTCCGCCTGCCTGAGGACCAAGCAGTCATTAACAG GCTGGGATCATATCTTCAGAATTTCCAGGCAAAGTATATTTATGATTCGGCTGCCACAGATAGCTACAG ATACGGATTTAACAGTCACGGACTCTCAGTGGTCGAACACAGGTTGCTGGCCAGACAGGAGAAACAGGCCAGGCTCACAGAAG AGGGGCTGCCCCTGGGGATAAACCTGGGCAAGAATAAGACCTCGGTGGACGCCGCTGCGGACTACACGGAGGGGGTGCGCGTCTTGGGCCCCTTGGCCGACTATCTGGTGGTGAACGTGTCCAGTCCCAACACTGCTGGGCTGCGGAGCCTGCAGGGAAAGGCGGAGCTGCGCCACCTGCTGGCCAAG GTGCTGCAGGAGAGGGatgccctgcagggagcacacAAGCCAGCCGTGTTGGTGAAGATCGCACCTGacctcacggcccaggacaaggAGGATATCGCCAGTGTGGTGAAAGAG TTGGGCATCGATGGATTGATTATCACCAACACCACAGTGAGCCGCCCTGCCAGCCTCCAGGGTGCCCTGCGCTCTGAGATCGGAGGGCTGAGTGGGAAGCCCCTTCGAGATTTATCAACCCAAACCATCCGGGAGATGTATGCACTCACCCAAG GCGGAGTCCCCATCATTGGGGTTGGCGGAGTCAGCAGTGGGCAGGACGCGCTGGAGAAGATCCGGGCAGGGGCCTCGCTGGTGCAGCTGTACACAGCCCTCACCTACCGGGGCCCGCCTGTGGTGGGCATGATCAAGCGGGAGCTGGAGGCCCTTTTGAA ggaGCAGGGTTTTACCAGAATCACAGATGCCATTGGAGCAGATCATCGGAGGTGA